From a region of the Neobacillus niacini genome:
- a CDS encoding ATP-dependent Clp protease ATP-binding subunit — protein MLCQLCKENQANVQLNLNINGQHSNMKLCHECYTKNKNAIHSGMSPKMNSFPGFSFDDLFFNMKGTENNHLNDQKPFPQQGQNGKGGFIDQFGRNLTHMAKAGLIDPVIGRDEEVKRVIEILNRRNKNNPVLIGEPGVGKTAIAEGLAMKIVDGKVPGKLRNKEVYLLDVASLVANTGIRGQFEERMKQLITELQERKNIILFIDEIHLLVGAGSAEGSMDAGNILKPTLARGELQLIGATTLKEYRQIEKDSALERRFQPVQVAEPTPEAAIEILKGIKKKYEDYHEVTYSDAAIKACVQLSHRYIQDRFLPDKAIDLLDEAGSKINLTSDGQSKDQIEKRLQEIAVQKDSALKNENYELAASLRDEEALLEKKLNETSEISRPVVELSHIQEIIEQKTGIPVGKLQEDEQQKLKALEENLNTKVIGQKKAVEKVSKAIRRSRAGLKSKNRPIGSFLFVGPTGVGKTELSKTLAEELFGSSEAMIRLDMSEYMEKHSISKLIGSPPGYVGHDEAGQLTEKVRRNPYSIILLDEIEKAHPDVQHMFLQILEDGRLTDSQGRTVSFKDSVIIMTSNAGVGHKTIHVGFGTNEAIEEASILDSLGSFFKPEFLNRFDSIIEFNSLEKDHIMQIVDLMVRDLQETLNEQNIEFTITLQTKEKLAELGYHPAFGARPLRRVIQEHIEDKIADYILEEPEAIKLTAIIEDGQLKVTAAEGVNVH, from the coding sequence ATGCTGTGTCAATTATGTAAAGAAAACCAAGCCAATGTTCAACTAAATTTAAACATAAATGGACAACACAGCAATATGAAGCTGTGCCATGAATGTTATACAAAAAATAAAAATGCTATTCATTCAGGAATGTCTCCAAAAATGAATTCCTTCCCTGGTTTTTCATTTGATGATTTATTCTTTAATATGAAGGGGACCGAAAATAATCATTTAAATGACCAGAAACCATTTCCACAACAGGGCCAGAATGGCAAGGGAGGCTTTATTGATCAATTTGGCCGTAATTTAACACATATGGCCAAAGCTGGTCTCATTGACCCTGTGATTGGCCGTGACGAAGAGGTTAAAAGGGTCATTGAAATATTGAACCGTCGTAATAAAAACAATCCAGTGTTAATTGGTGAACCGGGTGTCGGGAAAACCGCTATTGCTGAAGGTCTTGCGATGAAAATAGTCGATGGAAAGGTACCTGGCAAATTAAGAAATAAAGAGGTTTATTTACTAGATGTTGCTTCTTTGGTTGCGAACACTGGTATTCGCGGGCAGTTTGAAGAAAGAATGAAGCAATTAATTACAGAATTACAGGAGCGTAAGAATATCATTCTTTTCATTGACGAGATTCATCTCCTTGTAGGAGCAGGTTCTGCAGAAGGTTCAATGGATGCTGGAAACATTTTAAAACCAACTCTTGCACGCGGCGAACTTCAACTTATCGGTGCAACAACACTGAAAGAGTACCGTCAAATAGAAAAAGATTCAGCTCTAGAACGACGTTTCCAGCCGGTACAAGTAGCAGAACCGACACCAGAGGCGGCAATTGAAATTTTAAAAGGGATTAAGAAAAAATACGAGGATTACCATGAAGTAACTTATTCTGACGCTGCGATAAAAGCATGTGTTCAGTTATCACACCGTTATATTCAAGATCGTTTCTTACCTGATAAAGCGATTGATTTACTTGATGAAGCAGGATCTAAAATTAATCTTACTTCAGATGGTCAAAGCAAGGATCAGATTGAGAAACGTTTACAAGAAATAGCTGTTCAAAAAGATTCAGCTCTAAAAAATGAAAACTATGAATTAGCTGCCTCACTTCGTGATGAAGAAGCTTTACTTGAGAAAAAGTTAAATGAAACTTCAGAAATCAGCAGACCGGTTGTAGAGCTATCACATATTCAAGAAATCATTGAACAAAAGACCGGTATTCCTGTTGGTAAATTACAAGAGGATGAGCAGCAAAAACTTAAAGCTCTAGAAGAAAACTTAAATACTAAAGTCATCGGCCAGAAGAAAGCTGTGGAAAAGGTTTCAAAGGCGATTAGAAGAAGCCGTGCCGGCTTAAAATCTAAGAATCGTCCGATTGGTTCTTTCCTTTTTGTCGGGCCAACAGGGGTTGGTAAAACCGAGCTTTCTAAAACACTGGCTGAAGAATTATTTGGTTCATCTGAAGCGATGATTCGTCTCGATATGAGTGAATATATGGAAAAACACAGTATTTCCAAATTAATAGGTTCTCCTCCAGGCTATGTAGGTCACGATGAAGCAGGACAACTGACTGAAAAGGTAAGAAGAAATCCTTACAGCATCATTTTATTAGATGAGATTGAAAAAGCGCATCCAGATGTTCAGCATATGTTTTTACAAATTCTCGAAGATGGACGTCTTACAGACAGTCAAGGAAGAACAGTAAGCTTTAAGGATTCAGTTATCATTATGACAAGCAATGCTGGTGTGGGACATAAAACCATTCATGTTGGCTTTGGAACAAATGAAGCAATCGAAGAAGCTTCTATCTTAGATTCTTTGGGCAGCTTTTTCAAGCCTGAGTTTTTAAACCGTTTTGATAGTATTATTGAATTTAACTCACTTGAAAAAGACCATATCATGCAAATCGTTGATTTAATGGTTCGTGATTTACAAGAAACGTTAAATGAGCAAAATATTGAATTTACGATTACACTTCAAACGAAAGAAAAGCTTGCGGAGTTAGGCTACCACCCAGCATTTGGTGCACGTCCTCTTCGTAGAGTTATTCAAGAACACATCGAGGATAAAATTGCAGACTATATTTTAGAGGAGCCTGAGGCAATTAAACTAACGGCTATCATAGAAGATGGACAGTTGAAGGTTACAGCAGCTGAAGGTGTTAACGTTCATTAA
- a CDS encoding IS1182 family transposase has product MYKPKREIQNEAEFVFIDDLVPQDHLLRKVDKYIDFSFIGEKVRPFYSENNGRPSDPIQLFKMMFIGYFYGIRSERQLEREIQTNVAYRWFLGLKLNDTVPHHSTISWNRRTRFKDTNIFQEIFDEIVFKAINHKMVGGRVLFSDSTHLKANANKHKFSRVEVEVETREYVEDLNKAIEEDRRDHGKKPLKEKEEVTEKKEIRLSTTDPECGFMSRENKQEMFCYLDHRTTDMKFNIITDAYVTPGNVHDSVPYLSRLDRQVERFGFKVEAVALDSGYLTNPICKGLNERNIFGVIAHRRYQSTKGLFPKWKFTYDKDRDLYVCPNGQELQYRTTTREGYREYKSDPKKCTNCPLLPECTKSQNKTKVVTRHVWEEHKEKVRLNRLSKSGKILYKFRKEKVERSFADSKELHGLRYCRLRGLQNASEQVLLTAACQNMKKIATHLARFEKVCGNLQVHSPC; this is encoded by the coding sequence ATGTATAAGCCAAAAAGAGAAATACAAAACGAAGCTGAATTTGTTTTTATTGATGATTTAGTACCGCAAGATCACCTATTAAGGAAGGTGGACAAGTATATTGATTTTTCTTTTATTGGTGAGAAGGTCCGTCCTTTTTATTCAGAAAATAACGGGCGTCCTTCGGACCCTATACAGCTCTTTAAGATGATGTTTATCGGATATTTTTATGGCATTCGTTCTGAACGACAATTAGAGCGTGAAATTCAGACGAATGTGGCCTATCGATGGTTCTTAGGATTAAAGCTAAACGATACAGTTCCCCATCATTCCACCATTAGTTGGAATCGGCGAACCCGTTTTAAAGATACAAATATATTTCAGGAAATTTTTGATGAGATTGTCTTCAAAGCAATTAACCACAAGATGGTTGGAGGAAGAGTTTTATTTTCCGATTCCACACACCTTAAAGCGAATGCAAACAAACATAAATTCTCTAGAGTTGAAGTGGAAGTTGAAACACGTGAATATGTAGAAGATTTAAACAAAGCTATTGAGGAAGACAGGAGAGATCATGGAAAAAAGCCTTTAAAGGAAAAGGAGGAGGTGACCGAGAAAAAGGAAATACGACTGAGCACAACTGATCCTGAATGCGGGTTTATGTCACGAGAGAATAAACAGGAGATGTTCTGTTATCTTGATCATCGAACTACCGACATGAAGTTTAACATCATAACTGATGCGTATGTTACACCAGGAAATGTTCACGATTCTGTCCCCTATCTTTCACGGTTAGACCGTCAGGTCGAACGTTTTGGATTTAAAGTAGAAGCTGTGGCACTTGATTCGGGTTACCTGACAAATCCGATTTGTAAGGGACTTAATGAACGCAATATTTTTGGAGTTATCGCTCACAGAAGATATCAATCAACAAAAGGGTTATTTCCTAAATGGAAGTTTACATATGACAAAGATAGAGATTTGTATGTTTGTCCAAATGGTCAGGAGTTACAATATCGTACAACTACAAGAGAAGGTTATCGGGAATATAAGTCAGATCCTAAAAAGTGTACTAATTGCCCACTCCTGCCTGAGTGTACAAAATCTCAAAATAAAACAAAAGTAGTTACCAGACATGTTTGGGAGGAACATAAGGAAAAGGTTCGACTTAACAGACTTTCAAAGTCAGGTAAAATACTATATAAATTTAGAAAAGAAAAAGTAGAGCGAAGCTTCGCAGATTCAAAAGAACTGCATGGGCTTCGCTATTGTAGGTTACGGGGATTGCAAAATGCGAGTGAGCAAGTGTTACTTACCGCAGCATGCCAAAACATGAAAAAGATTGCCACGCACTTAGCCAGGTTTGAAAAAGTGTGTGGCAATCTCCAGGTTCATTCCCCCTGTTGA